In the Devosia sp. SL43 genome, one interval contains:
- a CDS encoding serine kinase, with protein MRPDQCFRYELFGMTVQSDIEMPQMRAARAEGTDLTIRRTRIADPLRGAEGAVSRFDGDKQYLGWDTVGGFRVVNETLIEVDPNPGVSDFLVALPLLGSVMATLLQRRGLLVLHASAAAVNGSGIGLLGDKGAGKSTTAGAIVAAGHALLSDDVVAIDFAEGAKVVPAYSQLKLWESAVNGIGLAALERQAQLHPSIEKSQFSLTEGFCDHPVPLANLYVLTRGEHAAILPLDPQSGLQALMRYSYMGRFGEAGFGGSIGAFFRRAAELANAGRVRILQVPHGVANIPDAITAIEADLGN; from the coding sequence ATGCGCCCAGATCAGTGCTTTCGCTATGAATTGTTCGGCATGACGGTGCAATCGGACATCGAGATGCCGCAGATGCGGGCGGCTCGCGCCGAAGGAACCGACCTGACGATACGGCGAACGCGTATTGCCGATCCGCTGCGCGGTGCTGAAGGGGCCGTCTCTCGCTTCGATGGCGACAAGCAGTATCTGGGGTGGGACACCGTCGGCGGCTTTCGGGTCGTCAACGAGACGCTGATCGAGGTCGATCCCAATCCGGGTGTGTCGGACTTTCTGGTAGCGCTGCCGCTGCTGGGCTCAGTGATGGCGACCCTGCTACAGCGGCGTGGTCTGTTGGTCCTGCATGCCAGTGCTGCGGCGGTGAACGGGAGTGGCATCGGATTGCTCGGCGACAAGGGGGCCGGCAAATCGACCACTGCAGGCGCCATCGTGGCGGCCGGTCATGCGTTGCTTTCGGACGACGTGGTGGCCATCGATTTCGCCGAAGGCGCCAAGGTTGTGCCCGCCTACAGCCAGCTCAAGCTCTGGGAGTCGGCTGTCAACGGCATTGGCCTGGCAGCGCTCGAGCGGCAGGCGCAACTGCATCCTTCAATCGAAAAATCGCAATTCAGCCTGACCGAGGGCTTCTGCGATCACCCTGTTCCGCTGGCCAACCTTTACGTCCTGACCCGCGGCGAGCATGCCGCGATTCTGCCACTCGATCCGCAGTCGGGGCTTCAGGCGCTGATGCGATATTCCTATATGGGCCGGTTCGGTGAAGCCGGGTTTGGCGGCAGCATCGGCGCATTTTTCCGTCGCGCCGCCGAGCTGGCCAATGCCGGTCGCGTGCGCATTCTGCAGGTTCCACACGGCGTTGCGAACATCCCCGATGCAATCACGGCCATTGAGGCAGATCTAGGAAATTAA
- a CDS encoding polysaccharide biosynthesis/export family protein: MSWPFAVSAHAAEPYLLGISDRIAIKVVEWRPGEGDFREWSAVGGEYAIGPTGTVSVPFLGEQAAAGRSTADLAAEFSTDLSQYFGLANPPNVTIEIVAFGPIYVLGDVEAPGEYAYSPGLNVIKALSLAGGERTSESGAMNSERELISARGSFGVLRGQLERLIATRARLDAELAGQEQIAVPQELASLEGFSGIMSVEQAVLDANSSRSDGQELSLSEFSELLKRELATLQQKQTTVEGQLENAKQDLAGVQSLANNGLAANTRVSSTEQMVADLETRLLDIGVAILRTQKDINDTDRSLLALGGNRTADLTTERQQVDAQIADLRTQIATQQSLMADALLQGASGGSDLVDHQYIIIRDGAELQATDVTALQPGDVVKVVLLITQPEDASSL, encoded by the coding sequence ATGTCCTGGCCATTTGCTGTGTCGGCCCATGCCGCCGAGCCCTATCTTCTGGGCATTTCAGACCGCATCGCCATAAAGGTCGTCGAATGGCGCCCGGGCGAAGGCGATTTCCGGGAATGGTCGGCGGTTGGTGGTGAATATGCCATCGGGCCCACGGGAACAGTGTCGGTGCCGTTCCTGGGCGAGCAAGCTGCCGCTGGACGGAGCACCGCCGATCTCGCGGCCGAGTTCAGCACCGACCTCAGCCAGTATTTCGGCCTTGCCAACCCGCCCAATGTAACGATCGAGATCGTCGCCTTTGGCCCGATCTACGTTCTGGGCGATGTTGAGGCGCCCGGCGAATATGCCTATAGCCCGGGCCTCAATGTCATCAAGGCGCTCAGTCTTGCTGGCGGCGAAAGGACCTCGGAAAGCGGCGCGATGAACAGCGAACGCGAGCTGATTTCGGCACGGGGTTCCTTCGGGGTGCTACGGGGGCAACTGGAGCGGCTGATTGCGACCCGCGCCCGTCTCGACGCCGAACTGGCTGGACAGGAACAGATTGCCGTACCGCAGGAACTGGCGTCGCTGGAAGGCTTCAGCGGTATCATGTCGGTCGAACAGGCTGTGCTTGACGCCAATTCCAGCAGGTCCGACGGGCAGGAACTCTCGCTCTCTGAATTTTCCGAGCTGCTGAAGCGTGAACTGGCCACGTTGCAACAGAAGCAGACGACAGTCGAGGGGCAGCTCGAAAACGCCAAGCAGGATCTGGCCGGCGTGCAATCGCTGGCCAACAACGGACTGGCGGCCAATACACGCGTGTCGTCAACCGAGCAGATGGTGGCCGATCTCGAAACCAGGCTGCTCGATATTGGCGTTGCCATCCTGCGCACGCAGAAGGACATCAACGACACCGATCGCAGCCTTTTGGCCCTGGGCGGCAACCGTACTGCGGACCTGACCACCGAACGGCAGCAGGTGGATGCCCAGATCGCGGATTTGCGCACCCAGATCGCCACGCAGCAATCGCTAATGGCCGACGCCTTGCTGCAAGGAGCCAGCGGCGGCAGCGATCTGGTCGATCATCAATATATCATCATACGCGACGGAGCCGAGTTGCAGGCTACCGATGTGACAGCCTTGCAACCGGGGGATGTCGTCAAGGTGGTGCTGCTGATTACGCAGCCAGAGGATGCGTCAAGTCTCTAG
- a CDS encoding family 16 glycosylhydrolase yields the protein MVHLSRIQRPTLSSSAALIALSLLSVGAAAQETSVSFFDDFNTFDRVRWYASDGWSNGPHQNCGWADKRVTLNDGILEIAFGPGEMAGRSFTCGEIRTRTAYKYGTYEARLKTPAGSGLNAAFFTYTGPTMNQPHDEIDFEVLAKDTGEISTGTYVSGKSGLGTPGNGNGRLLELPYASDSDFIQYGFVWAPDTIRFYANGELIRTIDVPHEIPTHEQNVFFSLWGSDTMTDWMGPFEAPAQPIKMELDWFGYTAPGESCLFPQSITC from the coding sequence ATGGTCCATCTATCTCGAATCCAGCGCCCCACCCTGTCGAGTTCCGCCGCTCTGATTGCTCTGTCGCTGCTCTCCGTCGGAGCCGCCGCGCAAGAAACCAGTGTCAGCTTCTTTGATGACTTCAACACTTTCGACCGCGTGCGCTGGTATGCTTCTGATGGCTGGTCCAATGGCCCGCACCAGAATTGCGGGTGGGCAGACAAGCGCGTCACCCTCAACGATGGAATTCTGGAGATTGCCTTTGGTCCCGGTGAGATGGCTGGTCGCTCATTCACCTGCGGCGAAATCCGCACCCGCACGGCCTACAAATACGGAACATACGAGGCGCGCTTGAAGACGCCCGCCGGCTCGGGCCTCAATGCGGCGTTTTTTACCTATACCGGCCCGACCATGAACCAGCCGCACGACGAGATTGACTTCGAAGTGCTGGCCAAGGACACCGGCGAGATCAGCACCGGCACTTATGTGTCGGGCAAAAGCGGCCTTGGCACGCCGGGCAACGGCAATGGGCGATTGCTTGAATTGCCCTATGCCTCCGACAGCGATTTCATCCAGTACGGCTTCGTCTGGGCCCCCGACACCATCAGGTTCTATGCCAATGGCGAGCTCATCCGCACGATCGACGTGCCGCACGAAATCCCGACGCACGAGCAGAATGTGTTCTTCAGCCTATGGGGCAGCGACACGATGACTGATTGGATGGGACCGTTCGAGGCACCCGCGCAACCTATCAAGATGGAGCTCGACTGGTTCGGCTATACGGCACCGGGCGAGAGCTGCCTCTTCCCGCAATCCATCACGTGCTGA